A stretch of Flexivirga aerilata DNA encodes these proteins:
- the nrdR gene encoding transcriptional regulator NrdR — protein MHCPFCRHDDSRVVDSRTSEDGTCIKRRRQCPNCGKRFSTMETASLTVVKRSGASEPFSRGKVLVGVRKACQGRPVSEDDLALLAQQVEESIRAQGAAEIDAHDVGLAILGPLRSLDEVAYLRFASVYQAFEGLEDFEAAITLLRAEREATGVEPGAVRETAVGGRTDNA, from the coding sequence ATGCACTGCCCGTTCTGCCGGCACGACGACAGCCGCGTCGTCGACAGTCGCACCAGTGAGGACGGCACCTGCATCAAGCGTCGCCGGCAGTGCCCCAACTGCGGCAAGCGGTTCTCCACCATGGAGACCGCCAGCCTGACGGTGGTCAAGCGCTCCGGCGCGAGCGAGCCGTTCAGCCGGGGCAAGGTGCTGGTCGGCGTGCGCAAGGCCTGCCAGGGCCGTCCGGTCAGCGAGGACGACCTCGCCCTGCTCGCCCAGCAGGTGGAGGAGTCCATTCGGGCCCAGGGTGCCGCCGAGATCGACGCCCACGACGTCGGTCTGGCGATCCTCGGCCCGCTGCGCAGCCTCGACGAGGTGGCCTACCTGCGGTTCGCGAGCGTCTACCAGGCCTTCGAGGGCCTGGAGGACTTCGAGGCCGCGATCACCCTGCTGCGCGCCGAGCGGGAGGCGACCGGCGTCGAGCCGGGCGCTGTCCGGGAAACCGCTGTCGGTGGTCGCACGGACAATGCATGA
- the lexA gene encoding transcriptional repressor LexA, with protein sequence MAKVHKLPDRSGESLTTRQRKVLQVIRSSVARRGYPPSLREIGDAVGLTSPSSVAHQLTMLERKGYLRRDPNRPRAIEVIDPEAGRDERGYRGGSSVTAADETSIDETGLGDERPSASYVPVVGRIAAGGPILAEEVVEDVFPLPKQIVGEGDLFLLKVVGDSMVDAAICDGDWVVVRQQPTASNGEIVAAMLDNEATVKTFKRTRGKVWLLPHNEAYEPIDGDDATILGKVTAVLRRV encoded by the coding sequence ATGGCGAAAGTTCACAAGCTGCCGGACCGGTCGGGTGAGAGCCTGACCACACGGCAGCGCAAGGTGCTCCAGGTGATCCGCAGCTCCGTCGCACGCCGCGGCTACCCGCCGAGCCTGCGCGAGATCGGCGACGCCGTCGGCCTCACCAGCCCCAGCTCGGTGGCACATCAGCTGACGATGCTCGAGCGCAAGGGTTATCTGCGCCGCGACCCCAACCGGCCGCGCGCCATCGAGGTCATCGACCCCGAGGCCGGTCGCGACGAGCGCGGCTACCGCGGTGGGTCGAGCGTGACCGCGGCCGACGAGACGAGCATCGACGAGACGGGCCTCGGCGACGAGCGCCCGTCGGCGTCATACGTGCCGGTCGTGGGCCGCATCGCCGCCGGCGGCCCGATCCTCGCCGAGGAGGTCGTCGAGGACGTCTTCCCGCTGCCCAAGCAGATCGTCGGCGAGGGCGACCTCTTCCTGCTCAAGGTGGTCGGCGACTCGATGGTGGATGCCGCGATCTGCGACGGCGACTGGGTCGTCGTGCGCCAGCAGCCGACCGCGAGCAACGGCGAGATCGTCGCCGCGATGCTCGACAACGAGGCGACGGTGAAGACCTTCAAGCGCACCCGCGGCAAGGTCTGGCTGCTGCCGCACAACGAGGCATACGAACCCATCGACGGCGACGACGCGACGATCCTCGGCAAGGTCACGGCGGTGCTGCGGCGGGTCTGA
- a CDS encoding LysM peptidoglycan-binding domain-containing protein has translation MSAVTQWEIPATVPPRPRRRLRSVPTGAGATASVAGVPQRRAVPAQIGVRLTARGRRLLVAAAVVILCLSGAFVARAWAAPSAPAVPSVTVQPGQTLSEVAHRAYPQLTTGDAVTKVQQANSLNSLQVHAGQRLSLPR, from the coding sequence ATGAGTGCAGTCACCCAGTGGGAGATCCCGGCGACCGTCCCGCCGCGCCCGCGGCGTCGCCTGCGGTCGGTGCCGACCGGGGCCGGTGCGACGGCGAGCGTGGCCGGTGTGCCGCAGCGGCGCGCGGTGCCGGCGCAGATCGGTGTGCGCCTCACCGCCCGCGGCCGCCGGCTGCTGGTCGCGGCTGCGGTCGTGATCCTCTGCCTGTCGGGGGCGTTCGTCGCCCGCGCCTGGGCGGCGCCCTCGGCGCCCGCCGTGCCGTCGGTCACGGTCCAGCCGGGCCAGACGCTGTCCGAGGTCGCCCATCGCGCCTACCCGCAGCTGACCACGGGCGACGCGGTGACCAAGGTGCAGCAGGCCAACTCCCTCAATTCGCTGCAGGTCCACGCCGGCCAGCGGCTCAGCCTGCCGCGCTGA
- a CDS encoding LysR family transcriptional regulator, with the protein MIDAAGLRVIKAIHDEGSFTAAAASLGYSQPAISQMVRRLEERTGTVLVERLGRNVRLTEAGSVLARHAVPVLSALDAAESEVAAIAGLRAGRVRLMAFPSSSSTLVPRALALVKERFPDVHVSFTEAEPPESLAALRSGECDVAVAFAYEGTDLARGEEDLDAFVTRKLLDDEVRLAVPIGHKLAKSKKVKLADLAEEPWIAGCPRCRGHLLSLAGRAGFTPDVAFETEDYVAVMGLVAEGLGVSLIPDLIRRSASNPGIKTLPIDPASRRAVYAVTTPDLQRVPAVAATLDALCEAAQTKNVCS; encoded by the coding sequence ATGATTGATGCGGCAGGACTGCGGGTGATCAAGGCGATCCACGACGAGGGCAGCTTCACGGCGGCCGCCGCGTCGCTCGGCTACTCACAACCGGCGATCTCGCAGATGGTGCGCCGGCTCGAGGAGCGCACCGGCACCGTGCTCGTCGAGCGGCTCGGTCGCAACGTGCGGCTGACCGAGGCCGGGTCGGTGCTGGCACGGCATGCGGTGCCGGTGCTCTCGGCGCTGGACGCCGCGGAGTCCGAGGTCGCCGCCATCGCGGGACTGCGCGCGGGCCGGGTGCGGCTGATGGCGTTCCCCTCCTCCTCTTCGACGCTCGTGCCGCGAGCCCTCGCGCTGGTCAAGGAGCGATTCCCCGACGTGCACGTCAGCTTCACCGAGGCCGAGCCGCCCGAGTCGCTGGCCGCGCTGCGCTCCGGCGAGTGCGACGTCGCGGTCGCGTTCGCCTACGAGGGCACCGATCTCGCGCGCGGCGAGGAGGACCTCGACGCGTTCGTGACCCGCAAACTGCTCGACGACGAGGTGCGGCTCGCGGTGCCGATCGGCCACAAGCTCGCCAAGTCCAAGAAGGTCAAGCTCGCCGACCTCGCCGAGGAGCCCTGGATCGCCGGCTGTCCGCGATGTCGCGGCCACCTGCTGTCGCTCGCGGGACGGGCCGGCTTCACCCCGGACGTCGCCTTCGAGACCGAGGACTACGTCGCGGTGATGGGCCTGGTCGCCGAAGGTCTCGGCGTCTCGCTCATCCCGGATCTCATTCGCCGCTCGGCCAGCAACCCCGGCATCAAGACGCTCCCGATCGATCCGGCGTCCCGCCGCGCCGTGTATGCCGTCACGACCCCCGATCTGCAACGGGTCCCGGCGGTCGCCGCCACGCTCGACGCGCTGTGCGAGGCCGCGCAGACCAAGAACGTCTGCTCCTGA
- a CDS encoding GOLPH3/VPS74 family protein, protein MLICCEVLLAATSPAGKRLAGGAQLDLALAGGVLTELAAHQRVAVKGSRLVVLDERPGGDPLLDHALAIFAQGAGKKPEKVLPRLAKGMTDRVYDRLVADGAVRRDLGGFLRPTRHPVVDAARREAVLRAGRQVLAGTARPDLHSGSLIALLTAADAVTTVYYAEQFGVSARELKKRAKAVGAQDWAAGAAEAAIRSAQHAVSAALATSAVAANIALNS, encoded by the coding sequence ATGCTGATCTGCTGCGAAGTCCTGCTCGCCGCGACGAGTCCCGCAGGCAAGCGCCTGGCCGGTGGTGCGCAGCTCGACCTGGCGCTCGCCGGCGGGGTGCTGACCGAGCTCGCGGCCCACCAGCGGGTGGCGGTCAAGGGCTCGCGGCTCGTCGTGCTCGACGAGCGCCCGGGCGGTGACCCGTTGCTCGATCATGCGCTCGCGATCTTCGCCCAGGGTGCCGGCAAGAAGCCCGAGAAGGTGCTGCCGAGGCTCGCCAAGGGGATGACCGACCGGGTCTATGACCGGTTGGTCGCCGACGGCGCGGTGCGCCGGGACCTGGGTGGCTTCCTGCGGCCGACCAGGCATCCCGTCGTCGACGCGGCGAGGCGGGAGGCGGTGCTGCGCGCCGGCCGCCAGGTGCTCGCCGGGACCGCCCGGCCCGACCTGCACAGCGGCTCGCTGATCGCGCTGCTCACCGCCGCAGACGCAGTGACCACCGTCTACTACGCCGAGCAGTTCGGCGTCTCCGCCCGGGAGCTGAAGAAGCGCGCCAAGGCCGTCGGAGCGCAGGACTGGGCGGCCGGCGCCGCGGAGGCCGCGATCCGAAGCGCGCAGCACGCAGTGTCCGCCGCACTCGCGACCTCGGCGGTGGCGGCCAACATCGCCCTGAACAGCTGA
- a CDS encoding Sir2 family NAD-dependent protein deacetylase, with protein MVTTDPDALRDLLRAGGVVALTGAGLSTESGIPDYRGPDGNRRFQPMTAQELLADPVARQRYWARSYVGWPRFAAARPNPGHVALAQLQRAGALGPIITQNVDGLHQSAGADRVAELHGSLTHVVCMHCGERYRRETVDEWLTLANPDFDRSAEGPLRPDGDVAIADELISRFHIVHCIICGSDLLKPDVVMFGESVAKDLVAQCFSYVENASSLLVLGSSLAVMSGYRFVRRAARLGIPVAIVTHGWTRATDDEVSVRVDAPLGATLTALAADLARAPG; from the coding sequence GTGGTGACCACCGACCCGGACGCGTTGCGCGACCTGCTGCGCGCGGGCGGCGTCGTCGCTCTCACCGGCGCGGGGCTGTCGACCGAGTCCGGCATCCCGGACTATCGCGGCCCGGACGGCAATCGCCGCTTCCAGCCGATGACGGCGCAGGAGTTGCTCGCCGATCCGGTTGCCCGCCAACGCTATTGGGCGCGTTCGTATGTCGGTTGGCCGCGCTTCGCCGCGGCGCGGCCGAACCCCGGGCACGTCGCCCTCGCGCAGTTGCAGCGGGCCGGGGCACTGGGGCCGATCATCACCCAGAACGTCGACGGGCTGCACCAGAGCGCCGGCGCCGACCGCGTCGCCGAATTGCACGGCAGCCTCACCCATGTCGTCTGCATGCACTGCGGGGAGCGCTACCGCCGGGAGACCGTCGACGAGTGGCTGACGCTCGCCAATCCTGACTTCGACCGCTCGGCGGAAGGCCCGCTGCGGCCGGACGGTGACGTCGCGATCGCCGACGAGCTGATCAGCAGATTTCACATCGTGCACTGCATCATCTGCGGATCGGATCTGCTCAAGCCGGACGTGGTGATGTTTGGCGAGTCGGTCGCTAAAGACCTTGTCGCACAGTGCTTTTCGTATGTCGAGAACGCGTCTTCGTTGCTCGTCCTCGGGTCGTCGCTCGCGGTCATGTCGGGCTACCGATTCGTCCGGCGCGCGGCTCGGCTCGGCATACCGGTGGCGATCGTGACGCACGGGTGGACGCGCGCCACCGACGACGAGGTCAGCGTGCGGGTGGACGCCCCGCTCGGTGCCACCCTGACCGCTCTCGCGGCCGACCTCGCCCGCGCGCCCGGCTGA
- a CDS encoding cytochrome c oxidase assembly protein, with the protein MPPLSATRLLTEWTWSTGGVLLAVALTAGYLALVVRARRRGVHWPWTRVALFLVLGIGVLIYATCGPVGAYRTTFMFMFAVQVVLVGTIVPVGVALGDPMRLFTAAAGHDHTWLHRGLRSRVAKIVLHPAVSAVLDISGIMLVFFTGYGVAATRSGIVEGLLLVHLVTIGVAFGVPLLVEELLPRWATPPVRIMLAFFDGLIDAVPGIVVFTRSYLLMPTFPGFGPAAAAARDGLSPMQDQRFAGGALLLATELIGVPVLGAVFMEWLRSDAVETREVDARLDEQEAARRAVGASQVGESGEPDDEPWWVSDPRLSDRFRR; encoded by the coding sequence GTGCCTCCTCTCAGCGCCACCCGCCTGCTCACCGAGTGGACCTGGTCGACCGGCGGCGTGCTGCTCGCCGTCGCGCTCACCGCCGGCTACCTCGCGCTGGTCGTGCGGGCCCGGCGGCGAGGAGTGCACTGGCCGTGGACGCGCGTCGCGCTCTTCCTGGTGCTCGGCATCGGCGTGCTGATCTATGCCACCTGCGGCCCGGTGGGGGCTTACCGCACGACGTTCATGTTCATGTTCGCGGTGCAGGTGGTGCTGGTCGGCACCATCGTGCCGGTGGGCGTCGCATTGGGGGATCCGATGCGGCTGTTCACCGCGGCGGCCGGGCACGACCACACCTGGCTGCACCGCGGCTTGCGCAGCCGCGTGGCGAAAATCGTTCTGCACCCTGCAGTTTCGGCCGTCCTCGACATCAGCGGCATCATGCTCGTCTTCTTCACCGGGTATGGCGTAGCCGCCACCCGGTCCGGGATCGTCGAGGGCCTCCTGCTGGTCCACCTGGTGACGATCGGCGTCGCGTTCGGGGTGCCGTTGCTGGTCGAGGAGTTGCTGCCCCGCTGGGCGACGCCGCCGGTGCGCATCATGCTGGCGTTCTTCGACGGGCTGATCGACGCGGTGCCGGGCATCGTGGTGTTCACCCGCAGCTACCTGCTGATGCCGACCTTCCCGGGCTTCGGTCCGGCGGCCGCTGCCGCCCGCGACGGTCTGTCACCGATGCAGGACCAGCGATTCGCCGGCGGCGCGCTGCTGCTCGCGACCGAACTCATCGGCGTGCCCGTGCTGGGAGCGGTCTTCATGGAGTGGCTGCGCTCGGACGCCGTCGAGACCCGTGAGGTCGACGCCCGGCTGGACGAGCAGGAGGCCGCCCGGCGCGCGGTCGGCGCCTCGCAGGTGGGGGAGTCGGGGGAGCCGGATGACGAACCCTGGTGGGTGAGCGATCCTCGCCTGTCCGACCGTTTCCGGCGCTGA
- a CDS encoding ComEC/Rec2 family competence protein, with product MRLLRSVLDRVFPDRASGGGAPPRLDLRLLVAAATGWVAVLIALRLPATLVLAWAGLAATSAVLLLRLGRQRELRVATTAALSCAAAALVLCATAGQLLARQAGPVRALAADRATVRVEAVVDTDPRPVAAAHTYGKSLVITKVSVREITGRGARSTPHTPVLVIGDDRWLPLHWHQRIAFAGRLQAAEPGDDVEAVIIPRGPPRVVGGAGPLLDGIERLRSDLRDATDGLPRDPRGLVPALVIGDTSRLPQELNDDMRATGMTHLNAVSGSNVTMVLLAAMWVAGWLRVRGRRRLVFAGVALLLFVLLCRPEPSVVRAAAMGAVGLVGLSTARRTAGAPALAAAVLALLVYDPWLAASYGFALSSLATAGLLFFARPWADRIARYLPHRLAPLAEAIAIPMAAQAMCAPVIVLLQGSVSLIGIPANVLAAPLVAPATLAGIVTVLVAPISTQLAYAPAWLAALPTWGIAWIAHTCARVPLGVLPWPDGALGALLLAGLTLVLLVGGVALLRLIWLRPYLAAAAALLGAAAWAPVPAFGWPPAGWVYVACDVGQGDGGVLATSPGHAVVVDAGPDPGPIAQCLDRLGVTVVDALVLTHFHADHVGGIDGVFRGRTVREIYSTPVHSAGPSSPGTHDARSGDEPSDEPLVQAALRKHGMTARSLQTGMQLHYLGLDARVLGPTRLIRAGSVQNNASVVLDVRSRGLRLLLTGDIEKEAGAAVLRALRAEADPEPVDVLKVPHHGSANQDPDLERAVHAPIAVISVGAGNDYGHPAPRTLDLLRDSNSTAFRTDRGGAIAIVARGGLPFVARP from the coding sequence GTGCGGCTGCTCCGCTCGGTGCTGGACCGGGTGTTTCCCGACCGGGCCTCCGGCGGCGGAGCGCCACCGCGCCTCGATCTGCGACTCCTGGTCGCTGCCGCGACCGGCTGGGTGGCCGTGCTGATCGCATTGCGTCTGCCCGCGACGCTCGTGCTCGCGTGGGCCGGGCTCGCCGCCACCAGCGCGGTGCTGCTCCTGCGGCTGGGCCGGCAGCGGGAGCTGCGGGTAGCCACTACTGCCGCACTGTCCTGCGCCGCGGCCGCCCTGGTGCTGTGCGCGACGGCCGGTCAGCTGCTCGCACGCCAGGCCGGTCCGGTGCGCGCGCTCGCCGCCGACCGCGCGACGGTGCGTGTCGAAGCGGTCGTCGACACCGACCCGCGACCGGTCGCCGCAGCCCACACCTATGGCAAATCCCTTGTGATCACCAAGGTTTCGGTCCGCGAGATCACCGGACGCGGGGCACGCAGCACGCCCCACACCCCGGTGCTGGTGATCGGCGACGATCGTTGGCTGCCGCTGCACTGGCATCAACGGATCGCCTTCGCGGGCAGACTGCAGGCGGCGGAACCGGGCGACGACGTGGAGGCGGTGATCATCCCTCGCGGGCCGCCCCGGGTCGTCGGCGGAGCCGGGCCGCTGCTCGACGGCATCGAGCGGCTGCGCAGCGACCTGCGCGATGCCACCGACGGGTTGCCGCGCGACCCGCGCGGGCTGGTGCCGGCGCTGGTCATCGGTGACACCTCCCGGCTGCCGCAGGAGCTCAACGACGACATGCGCGCGACCGGCATGACCCATCTCAACGCGGTCTCCGGCAGCAACGTCACCATGGTGCTGCTCGCCGCGATGTGGGTCGCCGGGTGGTTGCGTGTCCGGGGCCGCCGACGGCTCGTCTTCGCCGGTGTCGCGTTGCTGCTGTTCGTCCTGCTCTGCCGACCGGAGCCGTCCGTCGTGCGGGCGGCGGCCATGGGCGCGGTCGGCCTGGTGGGCCTCTCGACGGCGCGACGCACGGCAGGGGCTCCGGCTCTCGCGGCCGCGGTGCTCGCGCTGCTGGTCTACGACCCGTGGCTGGCCGCGTCATACGGTTTCGCACTGTCGTCACTCGCGACCGCGGGCCTGCTCTTCTTCGCCCGCCCATGGGCCGACCGCATCGCCCGATACCTGCCCCACCGGCTGGCGCCGCTCGCGGAAGCGATCGCGATCCCGATGGCCGCGCAGGCGATGTGTGCTCCGGTGATCGTGCTGCTGCAGGGCTCGGTCAGCCTCATCGGCATCCCGGCCAACGTGCTGGCAGCGCCATTGGTCGCCCCCGCCACGCTCGCGGGCATCGTGACCGTGCTGGTGGCCCCGATCAGCACGCAGCTGGCCTACGCCCCGGCGTGGCTCGCCGCGCTGCCGACCTGGGGCATCGCCTGGATCGCCCACACCTGCGCACGGGTGCCGCTCGGGGTGCTGCCGTGGCCGGACGGTGCCCTGGGCGCGCTGCTCCTCGCCGGTCTCACCCTGGTGCTGCTTGTCGGCGGGGTCGCGCTGTTGCGCCTGATCTGGCTGCGGCCCTACCTCGCGGCCGCCGCGGCTCTGCTCGGTGCCGCCGCGTGGGCCCCGGTGCCGGCGTTCGGCTGGCCGCCCGCCGGCTGGGTCTACGTGGCGTGCGACGTCGGTCAGGGCGACGGCGGCGTGCTCGCGACCAGCCCCGGGCACGCGGTGGTCGTCGACGCTGGCCCGGACCCCGGCCCGATCGCGCAATGCCTCGATCGCCTCGGCGTCACAGTCGTGGACGCGCTCGTGCTCACCCACTTCCACGCCGACCATGTCGGTGGGATCGACGGGGTCTTCCGCGGCCGCACCGTGCGCGAGATCTATTCGACGCCAGTGCATTCGGCCGGTCCGTCGTCCCCGGGGACCCATGACGCGCGGTCCGGCGACGAGCCCAGCGACGAGCCCCTGGTGCAGGCCGCACTCCGAAAGCACGGCATGACGGCGCGGTCGCTCCAGACCGGGATGCAACTGCACTACCTGGGCCTGGACGCCCGGGTGCTGGGACCGACGCGGCTCATCCGGGCCGGGTCGGTGCAGAACAACGCCAGCGTGGTGCTCGACGTCCGCTCGCGCGGGCTGCGCCTGCTGCTCACCGGCGACATCGAGAAGGAGGCGGGCGCGGCCGTGCTGCGCGCGCTGCGGGCAGAAGCCGATCCGGAGCCGGTCGACGTGCTGAAGGTGCCGCACCACGGCTCGGCCAACCAGGACCCCGACCTCGAGCGTGCGGTGCACGCGCCGATCGCGGTGATCAGCGTGGGCGCCGGGAACGACTACGGCCACCCGGCGCCGCGCACCCTCGACCTATTGCGGGACAGCAACTCCACGGCGTTTCGCACCGACCGCGGGGGCGCGATCGCGATCGTGGCTCGCGGTGGTCTGCCGTTCGTCGCCCGCCCCTGA
- a CDS encoding DegV family protein yields MKVAVVTDSTAYLPAEIAVGHGLHVVPMRIAIGGETRLEGRDVSAGEVAQALREFVPVSTSRPSPAVFTELYAELAEAGHDAIVSVHVSSQMSATLSSAQLAARDSRIPVTVVDSGTIGMAMGFGVIAAAEAAAVGDPAESVAETARRHTTASETVFYVDTLEHLRRGGRIGRASALMGSALAIKPLLTVRDGHIEPLERVRTTAKALSRLTELAAKTVEDLAARLDVDGVDVAVHHLDARERAETLTERLAERLTDARRVLLVELGAAVGAHVGPGTLAVAVTPRFSGRRRIVGSSV; encoded by the coding sequence ATGAAGGTCGCGGTGGTCACGGACTCCACGGCGTATCTGCCGGCCGAGATCGCGGTCGGCCACGGTCTGCACGTCGTGCCGATGCGCATCGCGATCGGCGGCGAGACCCGGCTCGAGGGACGCGACGTGAGCGCCGGCGAGGTCGCGCAGGCGCTGCGCGAGTTCGTGCCGGTGTCGACCTCCCGGCCGTCGCCCGCGGTCTTCACCGAGCTCTACGCCGAACTCGCCGAAGCCGGTCACGACGCGATCGTCTCCGTGCACGTGTCGTCGCAGATGTCCGCGACCCTGTCGTCGGCGCAGCTCGCCGCGCGTGACTCACGGATCCCGGTGACCGTCGTCGACAGCGGAACCATCGGCATGGCAATGGGTTTCGGAGTGATAGCGGCCGCCGAGGCGGCGGCGGTCGGTGACCCTGCGGAGTCGGTCGCAGAGACTGCGCGGCGCCATACGACGGCGTCGGAGACGGTGTTCTACGTCGACACGCTCGAGCATCTGCGCCGCGGCGGGCGCATCGGGCGGGCGTCGGCGCTGATGGGTTCGGCGCTCGCGATCAAACCGTTGCTCACGGTGCGCGACGGCCACATCGAGCCGCTGGAGCGGGTGCGCACCACGGCCAAGGCGCTGTCGCGGCTGACCGAGCTGGCCGCGAAAACCGTCGAGGACCTCGCCGCGCGGCTGGACGTCGACGGCGTGGACGTCGCGGTGCACCACCTGGACGCGCGTGAGCGCGCCGAGACCCTGACCGAACGGCTCGCCGAGCGACTCACCGACGCACGGCGGGTGCTCCTGGTCGAGCTCGGTGCGGCGGTCGGCGCGCACGTCGGTCCCGGCACCCTCGCGGTCGCGGTGACGCCGCGCTTCAGCGGCCGGCGCCGCATCGTCGGCTCCTCGGTCTAG
- a CDS encoding ComEA family DNA-binding protein → MARQRNDDPVPDRLTAVLEELEAVRRAPGWVPAEDDVIDEPRSRVAQLPRRVAATARRPTEDTDRESSGSDPSTTAGTSRAGRGARHAAGTGPEQVRPHRPLLRPPEPLLGAQVAPSRLAVVGAVVLVLIAALVFGGRVLWARTAAAPHPVAPSGAVAASQSALASARAGSTAASGPAAGFAPSAGGTPSSAGASVLVVQVVGQVRRPGVVQVRAGSRVQDAVQAAGGALPGADLAAINLARPVTDGEQIQVPKPGEQTTPAPAAAPGPGARAPGPAAAGGSAPAVVDLNSADIAALDTLPGVGPVLAQRIVQWRTDNGRFTSVEELGEVSGIGDKLLAQLTPLVRVG, encoded by the coding sequence ATGGCGCGACAGCGGAACGACGATCCGGTGCCCGACCGGCTGACGGCGGTGCTCGAAGAGCTCGAGGCGGTCCGGCGCGCTCCGGGCTGGGTGCCGGCGGAGGACGACGTGATCGACGAGCCACGGTCGCGGGTGGCGCAGCTGCCGCGCCGGGTCGCTGCCACCGCCCGCCGCCCGACGGAGGACACCGACCGTGAGTCGTCCGGGAGCGACCCGTCGACGACGGCCGGCACCTCCCGGGCAGGGCGCGGTGCGCGACATGCCGCCGGCACCGGCCCGGAGCAGGTGCGGCCCCATCGGCCGTTGCTGCGACCTCCGGAGCCCTTGCTCGGCGCCCAGGTGGCTCCGAGCCGGCTGGCAGTGGTGGGGGCCGTCGTCCTGGTGCTGATCGCCGCGCTCGTCTTCGGCGGCCGGGTGTTGTGGGCCCGCACCGCGGCGGCCCCGCACCCGGTGGCGCCGTCGGGGGCGGTGGCGGCGTCGCAGTCTGCCCTCGCGTCGGCGCGGGCAGGGTCGACGGCAGCGTCCGGTCCCGCGGCCGGTTTCGCCCCGTCGGCCGGTGGCACCCCTTCGAGCGCCGGCGCCTCCGTGCTGGTCGTCCAGGTCGTGGGCCAGGTGCGCCGTCCGGGTGTCGTGCAGGTGCGCGCCGGCTCGCGCGTGCAGGACGCGGTCCAGGCGGCGGGCGGCGCGCTGCCGGGTGCCGATCTGGCGGCGATCAACCTGGCGCGGCCGGTCACCGACGGGGAGCAGATCCAGGTGCCCAAGCCGGGGGAGCAGACCACGCCGGCACCGGCGGCAGCACCCGGGCCCGGCGCCCGGGCACCGGGCCCGGCGGCCGCCGGCGGGTCGGCGCCCGCGGTCGTCGACCTCAACTCCGCGGACATCGCCGCGCTCGACACGCTGCCCGGTGTCGGGCCGGTGCTGGCGCAGCGCATCGTGCAGTGGCGCACCGACAACGGACGGTTCACCAGTGTCGAGGAGCTCGGCGAGGTCAGCGGCATCGGGGACAAGCTGCTGGCGCAGCTGACACCGCTCGTCCGGGTGGGCTGA